In Glycine max cultivar Williams 82 chromosome 10, Glycine_max_v4.0, whole genome shotgun sequence, the DNA window CTCTCTGTATCTTGACACCCTCGCCTCTCTGCCCCCGTCTATTATCACTGGATGAATCCCAAATCCACCCATTTCACCGCAAGGATGATGATATGCCGTTTCGCAACTTCCCTGGTTAATTAAAAACAGCACAAAACTTCATTAGTCAAACAAACATTCAATGTTcaatttaacataataaaaagcAACCATCCATCATCAGCCTTCCCCCATCCCCACCTAACCAAAACTTAGCTTATTCCCATGTTTCAAATCAGACAAATACAAATAATCAATTTAGTATTTGCAATAAAAAATCTTTTCTTAGTTCTTGCCTTTGAAATTTCAGGGAACCAATTTGGTTAATttaaggacaaaacttagaCCAGGTGCTTTTAGTTTTAGGATTCTctattcataattaaatttttatttaagtatctgtgcattaaaaaataatgcaagttcttaagataaaattgtaatttaaattaaaaaatacttaaaaaatccACTTGACGTTTGTATTTAATCAAACAACTGTTAGATGAAGCAAAGAACACAACATTAAGTGGCAATGGCAATGGCAATGGCAATGAAAATAgcaatttataagaaaattgagacatcaaaatagtaaatataCCATGCATTGTTTCCAGCACTCATCAGGGTCCAAGTTTGGTTTGTCAGCGGTGGTCCACGGAGATTTTTGGCTAGCCCAGGCGATGATTACCGCCTCATAGTCTAGCTGCAACGAAATCTTGTTCTTTTTCACCTCATCATCATTCTCTTTCTTCGCTCCTAATTCATTCCCCAATCCCAAATCACAAACCTTCACCTCTTCACACGTTTCATAATCAAAGCTCAACTCAAACGATTGATCATCTCTGCCCACGACCATATCCATCTCCATCTCCACCAGAGGGCTCTCTTCCTGATCTTCCATCTTCACCTTCCCACTACCTACCGAACACTCCTCCTCTTTCGCATCAACCAGTCCCAATTCTTCCATCCCCACGCACTCGTTTTCAAGCCCCCTACCCAACAAGCTCTCCACATCAGCAGCGAACTCAGCAAGTTCTGCATCAGAAGGAAGCATCCCATGCAAGTTTTCCATCTCACTGCTATTGCTACAAAAACCATTGCTTTGAAACCCTTTGTATTCAACCTCAGCAGCAGCAACTACTCCTTGATCAGTTGAAGTAACAGGAGAAGGAGAACTATTAGTCCCACATAGCTCAGCAACAAAAGGGTCGAATATGGGGACCCTATAAAGAAGCTGCTCCTCGTTCTCATCATGGGAATTCGCCTCCTCCGAACCCTCTTCAGGGACCAAATGGAAAGGGTTGTTGTTACGAGAATGTTTCCCGTGCCTCGGCGTTCGAGGTTTCTTAGTGTGCCACGTgggaggttgttgttgttgttgttgttgttgttcatcaGTGGACTTGTAGGACGCCGTTTTCAAGCGGACTCGTTCGTGTCTTCGAGCCAAAGGATTCGCCGAGTGAACAGAAGAGTCGCAGGCCTGGCAGAGAAAAGCATCATCGGCAGCACAGTACCAACGTGCACGTTTGGTTATGCAGCTGTCACATGCTCTTGCCGTTTTGGCCCCAACCGCGTTTGCCGCGTTCTTAGTAGCCGAACTCATTTGAAGCCAATACCAAAAAAAGGGGGGTTACAGTGTGGTTTTGGTAACAGGGGAATGATTGTTTTGatgggaaaaaaaaaggagagtgtAGCTAGGTAGCATGACCCACAAGAGGCGCTTTTGCAGTCCAATATAACAGGCTTTTGCACTTTTGGGACCTTGGAGAGTGAAAGAGATTGAAGGCCTTATCTGGTTTTTGATTGGTGGAACTAAGAAAGTTCATCCTAATCCCTGCTTTCTCATTGGCTGCCTCTCTAATCCAAGGGATTTCGCGTGGTGACCCACTTCACTTGCCAAGTGGATGAGCATggccttttttaaaattttaatcccaTATCGGAAGGAATGGAAATTATCTGTGCGCGTCTTTTCCTTGCTAGGAAATATCGAGGGAGACGGTTTTGGTAGTTTGTGTCGCTTCAGCGTCACAGTTGGGTTAGGAGTGCATGACTTTCGTTCTGCGGTCccgttcacttttttttctgccCTTTTACCAATTATTTCTGATTCGCAACAATGGAACCATGCCCAGCTAAATTcaatatgtcatgacttggaTATATTGGATAATAGGGTTACACTCACATCAATTCCCATTTCTCTCCAAGCCATTCAGGCCATTAGGGTATGTAATCCATCAATTAAATGTGGTTACTTCATGACACGCGCATTAGGCCACAGTCTACTAGCTAGTAGACAGTAGTAATTCCCAAGTTGGGGGATATCAAACAAATTAAGATCACACGCGCATTAACACATTTCATTCATAGTTGGGGAAGAGTTTCGGCTCAATCATTTGGATCAGTTTAATCGAGACTTGATAgtctaattaaatcaattctATTATTAAATTGGTCACACAATTAATATGAGATCACTCGATTAAATCTGACCAATTAGATACCAGATTTCGATTGAGTTGATTCAACCGGACCGATTTtacgataaataaataaataaaaaaaattaatcatctttACGACATCGTTTTAAtgtctaattattattttagattttgaaatatgaataaatttttcttactcaaataatgttagttatatacttatatataatagatacatatataattttaaatttttaatatatatcagaCTAATTACTGAATTACTAATTAAACTATTGACTGATTATCTTCACCAAATTCAATTTATGAtttcattcataaaccattcatttttttttttatggagagTCAAAGGTtgcaataaaatattaaaatgtgacTCACATAATGATTACTTCTtgtcttttattataattattctataaaaaattattttaaaattattgttattttaaatttttaatatgatattagttattttatagaattattatttttgtttatttataattttttgtgtaaaacaatatatatgaaAACTATTACTTTGAGACCGATGAAGATTAAATACTGAGGGTCATTTCGAAAGAATGGCACAAAAAGGAAATTTCTAGTTATATATGGGTAAATGGAAAATCTCGgtcaagaaaagatgaattcgATTGAAAGCTGACAAATCATTACAGATTCGATTACTTGATAAGGATTAGGTAGAGAAATCTGTTTGTAAGAAAAAGAGTTAGAGAAATCTTATGGACACTTcataacattatatttttagagttgtaaaaaaaacattatatttttagaaatttttccgtattaatagaaaataagacAATGTCATGttgtaagataaaaataaaataaaataaaattaataaagtataaataaataattatgaattttgttataactattttttttttagtcttataaCATGATATTATCATTGTTTATTGGGGGAAATCTTAACATTATTaacacaatatttttatattttctaatagcgtgaaaaaatttctcaaaaaaaaaaaaaaactgaatcttacttttttatattggaTGAATTGCAGTTAAGTTTGACTATTGAATAAAGTGTGTCTAAATAAAAGatccacataatttaaattaaataatatgaaatagcATATTACTAGTATTATTGCTTTGAAGTCATGGTGAAAATACTcgtgaaaaaagagaaaaagcaaACGAGCGGACGTAATTATATACAGTGACATAGAAACTAATATAGATAAGGATTTGGCTATGATTAAAATGTGGAACAAGCGAATGGATATTATATAGGGATGTGGAGACTTTTCAATTCTCATCAATGGCTCCAAAGTTAAAATATAGCGACGTCAGATGCAAAATTTGGCAACCATATATGGAGGACTTGTCTCATGGGGAAACATATTCCTCGACGTGACAAGGACAATACCCATTGccatcctctctctctctctctctcttccgtTCCGTTTCACATGTCAATTTCGAATCTTATTCTGTGGGATATTTCATGCCCAAATCTACatgctaaaataaataaagcataaactaaattcttttttatacgTTGtcgtttttttattatataaaatgcttgataaatgtaaaattattatctcTTAGCAAAAACTTATGATagtgtagtattttttaattcttagtaTCCATTATGTAATAATGTGGCAGTTTCATTATGTATTTCACGCTATTCTATCAGTAATTATCGAAATTCTTTGATAATACTTGGGCATTTTGATAGCATTAATAACAATGCAAAAGTGTAACGGTGGACCTCAGCAATTATTACAGATCGAATACGTACCTCATGGGGGCAGTTTtcacttaattttaaatttgaggagagagagagagagagagagaaatttgtTCCAaagcaaattatatatatatgaaacaggaaaaaatgttgattttttattttaaattaaaataattatttattattgtttcggTACACTAAAACAGTCTTACATCTTTTaagaattaagaataaaaataatttataaacatttttttaatcctccATCTTTTGTAGAACCTAAATGccaaattaaaaaacaagaagaaaaaatagtttcCAAAGACTTAATTAATTCGCCCAATACTTCTCCATtctcataaacaaaaaaatgaggTTCTTGGGACTTAGTTGGCTCGATTAGCATTCACCTATCAAACCATCCACAACACTTACTTTTTTACACCTTTTTAAAGCTTTAGGAAATGTTAATtcggaataaaaaattatatctggATTAACCTTTCCAGAATGTAAATTTTTAGCTTCAGGAAAGGTAAAAATCCTAAATGTGAGTGTAAAAGTTTACATTCTGAATTAGGTGTAGGAAACAATTATTGAGCGTGCAGAAAACAACTGGCTCCACGACTATTACTTCCTGAAATAAAGACCATCTACGTCTAAACTATTGGATCCACGGTTGGCAGAGAGGCCCAATGACCAAACGCTGTGTTAAAACCCCCCAAAAAGATATAAACGAAGTGTAGTGTTGGGCCACTCTTTTGTGAGTTTCTGTTTCTATTTTGGGCCTCTGTTACCTGGGGTTGTTGAAATTTTGACAAGAAAAAAAGACACAAACGAAGCAATAGAACAAAATATCATTCTTCAACGCTTTGCAGCTTCTATATTCTAGTCAATGAAGATATCAAATCTTTTTTCAGTGGGGTGCCCAAAATTTATGGATTCATACTCTCACAGTCTCACTAGATGGAAATTATGGAAACACAGCTCTCACTTTCTCTTGCCAATCTTGACATACCTAAACAAATATATCATCAAGTATCCTAACTACCAGGACAATTTGTCACACTAAAACGAGACATGCttgcaaataataataacaaaaaatcccTTTTTAGTGCTTATTTGGTTTTAACTTCACCTCTCGCTTGCTACATTTTAATCTTACAGTTTAGGATATGTTTGGAAAACGTTTATTTCGGGATTTAATTGTGTGAGTTTCTTCCAGTACGTATCTGATCATAGGATCATTTTTGCAATTAAACtaaagagataatttttttttctcctctgcatcctttccttttcttcttataGCTAGTAACTGTAACTctggtgtttgttttcttcgTTTGGACCAAAGCGGTAATAATGATGAGTTGAagacgaaaaaaataaaaaaaagttgatcaCAAGTCACAATCTAGAACTCCTTACTTCATTTTGACGTAACTATTAAGCGCCACTGATTATGTCCTTTCCGGCCATTAGTAGTGACTGCTAAAACATTCATATACCTATCTGGTACTTTACACGAAAATCGATGTAACTTAATTTCTAGCTTCCagaagaccttgacttgcatctGCATTCTCTAAAGACACATATTAACATATAGTAGTAAATCTATCCAACGAGAAAGTCTTTCGTATGTAAAAAACACCAACCATGCATTAATTCTCGTTAAGtcgttatttgattttttaaataacttaacCATTTAAGTATAAAC includes these proteins:
- the COL22 gene encoding zinc finger protein CONSTANS-LIKE 16-like, which translates into the protein MSSATKNAANAVGAKTARACDSCITKRARWYCAADDAFLCQACDSSVHSANPLARRHERVRLKTASYKSTDEQQQQQQQQPPTWHTKKPRTPRHGKHSRNNNPFHLVPEEGSEEANSHDENEEQLLYRVPIFDPFVAELCGTNSSPSPVTSTDQGVVAAAEVEYKGFQSNGFCSNSSEMENLHGMLPSDAELAEFAADVESLLGRGLENECVGMEELGLVDAKEEECSVGSGKVKMEDQEESPLVEMEMDMVVGRDDQSFELSFDYETCEEVKVCDLGLGNELGAKKENDDEVKKNKISLQLDYEAVIIAWASQKSPWTTADKPNLDPDECWKQCMGSCETAYHHPCGEMGGFGIHPVIIDGGREARVSRYREKRRTRLFSKKIRYEVRKLNAEKRPRMKGRFVKRASFAPPTFPLLNK